One Ammospiza nelsoni isolate bAmmNel1 unplaced genomic scaffold, bAmmNel1.pri scaffold_54, whole genome shotgun sequence DNA segment encodes these proteins:
- the LOC132087190 gene encoding olfactory receptor 14A16-like encodes MSNSSSIRHFLLLALADTPQLQLLHFCLLLGISLAALLGNGLIISAVACGHHLHTPMFFFLLNLALSDLGSICTTVPKAMHNSLWDTRTISYSGCSAQVFFFLFFMSAELSILTIMCYDRYVSICKPLHYGTLLGSRACPHMAAAAWASAFLYALLHTANTFSLPLCHGNALGQFFCEVPQILKLSCSHSNFRKIWISLLGVCLGFSCFVFMVFSYVQIFRAVLRIPSEQGRHKAFSTCLPHLAVVSLFLSTGIFTYLKPPSISSPSLDLAVSVLYSVVPPTMNPLIYSLRNQEVKAAVWRLMSGQFWKH; translated from the coding sequence atgtccaacagcagctccatcaggcacttcctcctgctggcattggcagacacgccgcagctgcagctcctgcacttctgcctcttgctgggcatctccctggctgccctcctgggcaacggcctcatcatcagcgccgtagcctgcggccaccacctgcacacgcccatgttcttcttcctgctcaacctggccctctCTGACCTGGGgtccatctgcaccactgtccccaaagccatgcacaattccctctgggacaccaggaccATCTCCTACTCAGGATGTTCTGcacaggttttcttttttcttttctttatgtcagcAGAGCTTTCCATTCTGACTATCATGTGTTATgaccgctacgtgtccatctgcaaacccctgcactacgggaccctcctgggcagcagagcttgtccccatatggcagcagctgcctgggccagtgcctttctctatGCCCTactgcacacagccaatacattttccctgcccctgtgccatggcaatgccctgggccagttcttctgtgaggTGCCCCAGATCCTCAAGCTGTCCTGCTCACACTCCAACTTCAGAAAAATTTGGATTTCATTGCTTGGTGTCTGTTTAGGTTTTAGTTGTTTTGTGTTCAtggttttctcctatgtgcagatcttcagggccgtgctgaggatcccctctgagcagggacggcacaaagccttttccacctgcctccctcacctggctgtggtctcCCTGTTCCTCAGCACTGGCATTTTTACCTACTTGAAGcccccctccatctcctccccatccctggatctggccgTTTCAGTTCTCTATTCAGTGGTGCCTCCAACCatgaaccccctcatctacagcctgaggaaccaggaggtcaaggctgcagtgtggagactGATGAGTGGACAATTTTGGAAACATTAA